In Salvelinus fontinalis isolate EN_2023a chromosome 8, ASM2944872v1, whole genome shotgun sequence, the genomic stretch GGCAGCAGAGAGAACggtttatgactagggtggctggagtctttaacaattttcaggcccttcctctgacaccgcctggtatagaggtcctggatggcaggaagcttggccccagtgatgtactgggccgttcgcactaccctctgtagtgccttgcggtcggaggccgagcagttgccataccaggcagtgatgaaaccagtcaggatgctctcgatggtgcagctgtagaaccttttgaggatctgaggactcatgccaaatcttttcaatctcctgagggggaataggttttgtcgtgcccgcttcacaactgtcatggtgtacttggaccatgttagtttgttggtaatgtggacaccaaagaacttgaatctctcaacctgctccactgcagccctgtcgatgagaaagggggtgtgctcggtcctctttttcctgtagtccacaataatctcctttatCTTGataacgttgagggagaggttggcgTCCTGGCATCAcagggccaggtctctgacctcctccctataggttgtctcgttattgtcggtgatcaggcctaccactgttgtgtcatcggcaaatttaatgatggagttgtgcctggcgtgcagtcatgagtgaacagggagtacaggagggggctaggcacgcacccctaaggggcgcctgtgttgaggatcagcgtggtggatgtattgttacttacccttaccaactgggggcggcccgtcaggaagtccaggatccagttgcagagggaggtgtttagtcccagggtctttagcttattgatttagctttgagggcactatggtgttgaacgctgagctgtagtcaatgaatagcattctcacataggtgttccttctgtccagatgggaaagggcagtgtggagtgcaatagagactgcatcatctgtggatctgttggggcggtatgcaaattggagtggttctaggttttctgggatgatggtgttgaggtGAGCCATGAcccgcctttcaaagcacttcaaagcacgtgagtgctacgagtcggtagtcatttaggcaggttaccttagtgttcttgggcacaggcactatggtggtctgcttaaaacatgttggtattacagactcggacagggagaggttgaaaatgtcagtgaagacacttgctagttggtcagcgcatgctcacagtacacgtcctggtaatcgtCTGGCACTcactcacatcagctgcggagagtgtgatcacacagtcttccggtacagctggtgctctcatgcatgtttcagtgttatttgcctcgaagcaagcatagaagtagtttagctcgtccggtaggctcctaatcctgcagcaacaggattttaaCGTTTAGTCCTAAtcagtggttaggctattagctggccaaaagtaggctaTGTGAAAAGTGCAATATGGTTAATATAACCATGAGTTGGTTTTCAGTGAATTCATGTAAATCCCAAAGCTCATATGCATTTCCTgcggtgcaggaaaattctcagcaacaaaagagtgatcaaatgaaggtCTATATATCAAAGACAGGCTCCTTGACCCAAAACGTTGCGCAACATCATCCTGTTGCTGTGTCTTTGCAGGCAGTGGAACTGTGGACTTTGATGAGTTCCTGGTGATGATGGTGAGGTGCATGAAGGACGACAGCAAAGGgaaaacagaggaggaactgTCAGATCTCTTCTGCATGTTTGACAAGTATGTTTATCCTCATAAGTACATGAGGAGACTCATAAGGGGGATGAACTCTGGAAAAGTAACTCTTCATAGTCTTACCCAACTAACCCACAGTTTATGGATGGATTATAGCGTATTAGATTTATACAGTGCTTTTCACCAGGACTAACATGTTCAACACTCTATAGGAGTACCTTACCCTGCTCTCACCAATGTGCAGAACCCACATGGTTGATATATGACAGCACTCACTACACCGACTCCAGCCGAACGTTTAGGATTTTTATATTCCAGTTATTGCCTTAGATGGTTCTTGATAACTACACATTttttgtaaaacagatttattggATCAGCTGGTGCAATTCTACCACCAggatagagagacacaggaaTGTACACTATAGAGTTGTAGCTTGTTGTGACAGTTAGTTTCTCTTTTAGCCTACTTGTAATTGTTTGGCAAGGCAACTATGAAGCCTTTTTTAAATACAGAAACTGTCATGTAGCCAGGTtaataaatatataataataataataatttgtgccatttagcagacacttttatccaaagtgacttacattcatgcatgcatacatCTTTGCATGGGTGGTCCCAGCAGGAACAGACTTGTAAAGCAGTATAAATAATCCTCTTCTCCTATGCCCCCAGGAATGCGGACGGCTACATAGACTTGCAGGAGCTGAAGGTAATGCTGGAGGCCACAGGGGAGGCTATCACTGAGGACGACATTGAGGAGCTCATGAAGGACGGAGACAAGAACAACGATGGGAAAATCGACTACGACGGTGAGGTTTTGACCATGACATACTGTAGAGACAGAAGCATTCCTTCCTCTGATCTTCTATTCATGATAATGATGCAATTAAAAATATGGATATTTCACTGCTAGAAAAGGAAATTGTCAATATAAATGATGCATGGTAACATATTATTGACCAGTAAAGCAGTGTAGTGACCAAAGTGAGTAAATAGTTTTTCTTTGTGTTCAATTAAGATTGTAGTTGACTAAATgactccccttctcctccccttcattacAGAGTTCTTAGAGTTTATGAAAGGAGTAGAATAAAGAACATCAATAGAAGACAGAGTTCCCTGgcccttgatgatatttttgtgtTTCACTTCAACATCACAGACATCTGGAGGCTGACTTTTGGATGTCATTGGCAGAACTTCTGAACGACTTGCAAGATTTAGTTGAATAATCAATCTATCTAATTGCTTACGTATTTTTAGAACGACCATTTCTTGCATTGTTTTAAATACAGTTGTAACTCGTTTTGGTGTCCATAGGCTACATTTGTTTAAATATAAGCAGCCGAAAATAAATCACATAACTCGCATATCACTTCAGTTTGGC encodes the following:
- the LOC129861002 gene encoding troponin C, slow skeletal and cardiac muscles-like isoform X2 — its product is MDFFTKTSFDFSEFKAAFDIFIQDAEDGCISTKELGKVMRMLGQNPTPEELQEMIDEVDEDGSGTVDFDEFLVMMVRCMKDDSKGKTEEELSDLFCMFDKNADGYIDLQELKVMLEATGEAITEDDIEELMKDGDKNNDGKIDYDEFLEFMKGVE